From one Thalassobaculum sp. OXR-137 genomic stretch:
- a CDS encoding MmgE/PrpD family protein gives MTGQDTLDVTRTLGDFAAGLTLSDIPQDVADRAKTLILDTMGIAVRAQHEAPSTPALIAAARALGYANGSSRVIGSADGWTPPGAAWLNGALAHSLDFDDTHAGGSIHPSAPIVPAAFAAAEMSGCDGATVLAAIIAGYEVQIRLSLALNPIDHYNRGYHPTATCGVFGAAAAAGRCLGLSGAQIASAFGIALSQSAGSLEFLAEGSWSKLFQVGWAAQSGLVAARLAAEDFKAPQRGIDGTRGFLALYAPNATPAKASAGLGSVWETLNVAVKPYPSCRYSHAPMDAVMELRAANDIKAEEVTAIRIGLPANGMTIIGGPIEMKRKPVTVVDGQFSMPFLAAASLRLGGFGWDDYKTHLTDKTTLDLTDKVSCELDARCDAAFPANMAGAATIETTRGTFETFVEVPKGEPDNWPSEAEHRAKFDALVGPCLPAERAAALAEAILTLDRQTAIGPVLELSRPAPQPLRAAGEE, from the coding sequence ATGACAGGTCAGGACACCCTCGACGTCACCCGTACGCTCGGCGACTTCGCCGCCGGCCTCACGCTTTCCGACATTCCGCAGGACGTGGCCGACCGGGCGAAGACGCTGATCCTCGACACCATGGGCATCGCCGTGCGCGCCCAGCACGAAGCCCCGTCGACCCCCGCCCTGATCGCCGCCGCCCGCGCGCTGGGCTATGCCAACGGCAGTTCCCGGGTGATCGGCAGCGCCGATGGCTGGACCCCGCCGGGGGCCGCGTGGCTGAACGGCGCGCTCGCCCACAGTCTGGATTTCGACGACACCCATGCCGGCGGCTCGATCCATCCGTCGGCCCCCATCGTACCGGCCGCCTTCGCCGCGGCCGAGATGTCCGGCTGCGACGGCGCGACGGTCCTGGCCGCGATCATCGCCGGCTACGAGGTGCAGATCCGCCTGTCGCTGGCCCTCAACCCGATCGACCACTACAACCGCGGCTACCACCCGACCGCAACCTGCGGCGTGTTCGGCGCGGCCGCCGCGGCCGGGCGCTGCCTGGGCCTGTCGGGCGCGCAGATCGCCAGCGCCTTCGGCATCGCGCTCAGCCAGTCCGCCGGCAGTCTCGAATTCCTCGCCGAGGGCTCCTGGAGCAAGCTGTTCCAGGTCGGCTGGGCGGCCCAGAGCGGCCTGGTCGCCGCCCGTCTCGCCGCCGAGGACTTCAAGGCGCCGCAGCGCGGCATCGACGGCACGCGTGGCTTCCTCGCCCTCTACGCCCCGAACGCCACCCCGGCCAAGGCGTCAGCCGGCCTCGGCAGCGTGTGGGAGACCCTGAACGTCGCCGTGAAGCCCTACCCGTCCTGCCGCTACAGCCACGCGCCGATGGACGCGGTGATGGAACTGCGCGCGGCCAACGACATCAAGGCGGAGGAGGTCACCGCCATCCGCATCGGCCTGCCGGCCAACGGCATGACCATCATCGGCGGCCCGATCGAGATGAAGCGCAAGCCGGTCACCGTGGTCGACGGCCAGTTCTCCATGCCGTTCCTCGCCGCCGCCTCCCTGCGTCTCGGCGGGTTCGGCTGGGACGACTACAAGACCCATCTCACCGACAAGACCACCCTGGATCTGACCGACAAGGTCTCCTGCGAGCTCGACGCCCGCTGCGACGCCGCCTTCCCCGCCAATATGGCCGGGGCCGCCACCATCGAGACCACCCGCGGCACCTTCGAGACCTTCGTGGAGGTGCCCAAGGGCGAGCCGGACAACTGGCCGAGCGAGGCGGAGCACCGGGCCAAGTTCGACGCCCTGGTCGGCCCCTGCCTGCCTGCGGAGCGGGCGGCCGCCCTGGCCGAGGCGATCCTGACGCTGGACCGCCAGACGGCGATCGGCCCCGTGCTGGAGTTGTCCCGTCCGGCCCCGCAGCCCCTGCGCGCGGCGGGTGAGGAATGA
- a CDS encoding AbrB family transcriptional regulator: protein MRHAGLWLLTLALGGAGGYAFSRLGVPLAWLLGSLAVVAAVGLCGFRLAMPPGGRQVGQVLLGSAIGLTFTPEVAAYVAGFLPVMIGAAFLSIGYGVLAGLALRRTSGTDPATAFFSSVPGGVVEMSVLAEQHKGDTASVSLAQSLRILLVVITIPPIVTLLGLTGSDPFELVVLPFDPLGLIVLLAGCAALGWLGARRKIANAWFLGPMLVALAVSISGTVLSGVPTELINFAQVVMGATLGLRYQRDRVIALRRFLAPAFLSTVILVGLNVATGVAIGLAVGLPPVTMALAISPGGMAEMSITAKILHLGVPIVVAFHVVRIFLVIGFTGQVYKRVFLPRA from the coding sequence ATGAGACACGCTGGACTCTGGTTGCTGACCCTGGCCCTGGGCGGGGCCGGCGGATACGCCTTCTCGCGTCTCGGCGTGCCGCTGGCCTGGCTGCTCGGCAGCCTCGCGGTGGTGGCAGCGGTCGGGCTGTGCGGCTTCAGACTGGCGATGCCGCCGGGCGGCCGACAGGTCGGCCAGGTGCTGCTCGGCAGCGCCATCGGCCTGACCTTCACCCCGGAGGTGGCGGCCTATGTGGCGGGCTTCCTGCCGGTGATGATCGGTGCGGCCTTCCTGTCCATCGGCTACGGCGTGCTGGCGGGCCTGGCCCTGCGGCGCACCTCCGGCACCGACCCGGCAACCGCCTTCTTCTCCAGCGTGCCGGGCGGGGTGGTGGAGATGTCGGTGCTGGCCGAACAGCATAAGGGCGACACCGCGTCGGTCTCGCTCGCCCAGTCCCTGCGCATCCTGCTGGTGGTCATCACGATCCCGCCGATCGTCACCCTCCTCGGCCTCACCGGCTCCGACCCGTTCGAACTGGTCGTGCTGCCGTTCGATCCCCTGGGTCTGATCGTCCTGCTGGCCGGCTGTGCCGCGCTCGGCTGGCTCGGCGCCCGGCGCAAGATCGCCAATGCCTGGTTCCTGGGGCCGATGCTGGTCGCCCTGGCGGTGTCCATTTCCGGCACCGTGCTGTCCGGGGTGCCGACGGAACTGATCAACTTCGCCCAGGTGGTGATGGGGGCAACCCTCGGCCTGCGGTATCAGCGCGACCGGGTCATCGCCCTGCGCCGGTTTCTGGCGCCGGCCTTTTTGTCGACGGTGATCCTGGTCGGCCTGAACGTCGCCACCGGCGTAGCCATCGGCCTGGCGGTCGGCCTGCCGCCGGTGACCATGGCGCTGGCGATCTCGCCCGGCGGCATGGCCGAGATGAGCATCACCGCCAAGATCCTGCATCTGGGCGTGCCGATCGTCGTCGCCTTCCACGTGGTGCGGATCTTCCTGGTGATCGGCTTCACCGGCCAGGTCTACAAGCGGGTCTTCCTGCCGCGGGCTTAG
- a CDS encoding TauD/TfdA family dioxygenase, giving the protein MATNASAIAMPNGPVDDPSVWLAADLERDDRWIHHLTDGELAELDRAVEAVLAKGLSAQQFQRDDFPLTSLADMIAGWAHDLDNGRGFVLVRGVDAKRYDEDALLALYWGIGVHLGLPVAQNADGHLLGHVRDQGRDYQAKNVRGYTTSAQLKAHCDAADVVGLLCRHPAKSGGESLIASSLAVYNHIAKERPDYLPYLMEGFHFDLRGEGATDNPDETTFHKVPVFSWYEGRMSCRYNEKTIIDGMRKAGQPLEGKALEAVKAVGELAMSKPFRYDMVFQQGDIQLLSNHTVLHARNAFEDWPEEERRRDLWRLWLNLRDGRPLDRNFADRMNTGPRGGVRVRAQAAE; this is encoded by the coding sequence ATGGCTACCAATGCGTCCGCCATCGCCATGCCCAACGGTCCTGTCGACGACCCCTCGGTCTGGCTTGCCGCGGATCTGGAGCGCGACGACCGCTGGATCCATCACCTGACCGACGGCGAACTGGCCGAGCTGGACCGGGCGGTGGAGGCCGTACTCGCTAAGGGGCTGAGCGCCCAGCAGTTCCAGCGCGACGATTTTCCGCTGACCAGCCTCGCCGATATGATCGCCGGCTGGGCCCACGATCTCGATAACGGCCGCGGCTTCGTGCTGGTGCGCGGGGTGGATGCCAAGCGCTATGACGAGGACGCGCTGCTGGCGCTCTACTGGGGCATCGGCGTGCATCTTGGCCTGCCGGTGGCGCAGAACGCCGACGGCCACCTGCTCGGCCATGTGCGCGACCAGGGCCGGGACTATCAGGCGAAGAACGTGCGCGGCTACACCACCAGCGCCCAGCTCAAGGCCCATTGCGACGCCGCCGATGTGGTCGGCCTGCTGTGCCGCCACCCGGCCAAGTCCGGCGGCGAGAGCCTGATCGCCTCGTCGCTGGCCGTGTACAACCACATCGCCAAGGAGCGTCCGGACTACCTGCCCTACCTGATGGAGGGCTTCCATTTCGACCTGCGCGGCGAAGGGGCGACCGACAATCCGGACGAGACCACCTTCCACAAGGTGCCGGTCTTTTCCTGGTACGAGGGCCGGATGTCCTGCCGCTACAACGAGAAGACCATCATCGACGGCATGCGCAAGGCCGGCCAGCCGCTGGAAGGCAAGGCGCTCGAGGCGGTAAAGGCGGTGGGCGAACTCGCGATGAGCAAGCCGTTCCGCTACGACATGGTGTTCCAGCAGGGCGACATTCAACTCCTGTCGAACCACACGGTCCTGCACGCCCGCAACGCCTTCGAGGACTGGCCGGAGGAGGAGCGGCGGCGCGACCTGTGGCGCCTGTGGCTGAACCTGCGCGACGGCCGCCCGCTCGACCGCAACTTCGCCGACCGCATGAACACCGGCCCGCGCGGCGGCGTGCGGGTCCGCGCTCAGGCAGCGGAGTAA
- a CDS encoding winged helix-turn-helix domain-containing protein produces MTLSAKFELIGAALANESRARMLCALMDGRAFTNKELALAAGVSEPTATAHLRQLAEAGLTVSMRSGRSVYHRLASAEAANLLERLGGLTPQPYLHRARRSPGNADLLVARSCYSHIAGRLGVLLLDALVARGAIVLEGESVTLARPAFFASLGLSMPRAGPEPVRLCLDWTERRPHLSGPLGAALMDHALRSGWLSRGAPRVLTVTEPGYAALHTHFGLTREDIDHVPAA; encoded by the coding sequence ATGACCCTGTCCGCCAAATTCGAGCTGATCGGCGCCGCGCTGGCCAACGAAAGCCGGGCCCGCATGCTCTGCGCGCTGATGGACGGCCGGGCCTTCACCAACAAGGAACTGGCCCTGGCGGCCGGGGTATCGGAGCCGACGGCGACCGCCCATCTGCGCCAGCTCGCCGAGGCGGGGCTGACGGTGTCGATGCGGTCCGGCCGGTCGGTCTACCACCGGCTCGCCTCGGCCGAAGCGGCCAACCTGCTGGAGCGGCTCGGCGGGCTCACGCCGCAACCCTACCTGCATCGTGCCCGCCGCAGTCCCGGCAATGCCGACCTGCTGGTTGCCCGGAGCTGCTACAGCCATATCGCCGGCCGGCTCGGCGTCCTGTTGCTTGATGCCCTTGTCGCCCGGGGAGCGATCGTCCTCGAGGGCGAGAGCGTCACCCTCGCGCGGCCGGCCTTCTTCGCGTCCCTCGGCCTGTCCATGCCCCGGGCCGGGCCGGAGCCGGTGCGGCTCTGCCTGGACTGGACCGAGCGCCGTCCGCACCTGTCCGGACCTCTGGGCGCCGCCCTGATGGACCATGCCCTGCGCAGCGGTTGGCTCAGCCGCGGCGCGCCGCGCGTGCTGACGGTTACCGAGCCCGGATATGCCGCCCTCCACACCCATTTCGGACTGACACGAGAGGATATCGACCATGTTCCCGCAGCTTGA
- a CDS encoding APC family permease, with protein MTADPKLLPEPEPELARRLGPGLLTLYGVGTTIGAGIYVLIGEVAARAGAWTPFTFLLAALLAGATALSFTELSARMPKSAGEALYVREAFASEGLSLIVGLMVAAAGIISAASVVVGGVGYLRTLIAIPEALAIVVLCATLGGLAIWGITESTLAAGALTLVEIGGLMLVVGSGIATGGEGGLPVAEILVPRTPFPVVGVFAGAVLAFYAFIGFEDIVNVAEEVKDPARAMPIAIVATLVIAGSLYLAVSVTALAVLPLVELAGSPAPLALVYAAAGGDARLLGAIAVLATVNGVLVQMVMASRVLFGLSRQGSLPEFLGRVHATTRTPAVATVLVVAAILTLALLFPIATLAGTTSLVTLAVFALCNLALWRLKRRGSAPAEAPNLPIWLPVIGALVSLAVLAVEIGRRLSGLF; from the coding sequence ATGACCGCTGACCCTAAACTTTTGCCCGAACCCGAACCCGAACTCGCCCGTCGCCTCGGCCCGGGTCTGCTGACGCTGTACGGTGTCGGCACCACCATCGGTGCCGGCATCTATGTGCTGATCGGCGAGGTCGCGGCCCGGGCCGGGGCCTGGACGCCGTTCACCTTCCTGTTGGCCGCCCTGCTGGCCGGGGCGACGGCGCTGTCCTTCACCGAACTGTCGGCCCGCATGCCCAAGAGTGCCGGCGAGGCGCTGTACGTGCGCGAGGCCTTCGCCTCGGAGGGGCTGTCCCTGATCGTCGGTCTGATGGTGGCGGCGGCCGGGATCATCTCCGCGGCCAGCGTGGTGGTCGGCGGCGTCGGGTACCTGCGGACGCTCATCGCGATCCCGGAAGCGCTGGCGATCGTCGTGCTCTGCGCGACCCTGGGCGGGCTGGCGATCTGGGGCATCACGGAATCGACCCTGGCGGCGGGGGCGCTCACCCTGGTGGAGATCGGCGGGCTGATGCTGGTGGTCGGCTCCGGGATCGCGACGGGCGGCGAGGGGGGACTGCCGGTGGCGGAGATCCTGGTTCCGCGCACGCCGTTTCCGGTGGTCGGCGTCTTCGCCGGGGCGGTGCTCGCCTTCTATGCCTTCATCGGCTTCGAGGACATCGTCAACGTTGCCGAGGAGGTGAAGGATCCGGCCCGGGCCATGCCGATCGCCATCGTCGCGACGCTGGTCATCGCCGGCAGCCTGTACCTGGCGGTATCGGTCACCGCGCTTGCCGTCCTGCCGCTGGTGGAACTGGCCGGATCGCCGGCCCCGCTCGCCCTGGTCTACGCAGCCGCAGGCGGGGACGCCCGCCTGCTGGGCGCGATCGCGGTGCTGGCGACGGTGAACGGGGTGCTGGTTCAGATGGTCATGGCCTCGCGGGTGCTGTTCGGCCTGTCGCGCCAGGGCTCCCTGCCGGAGTTCCTCGGCCGGGTGCATGCGACCACCCGCACGCCGGCGGTGGCGACGGTGCTCGTGGTGGCGGCGATCCTGACGCTGGCCCTGCTGTTCCCGATCGCCACCCTGGCCGGCACCACCTCGCTGGTGACGCTCGCGGTCTTCGCCCTGTGCAATCTGGCACTTTGGCGCCTGAAGCGGCGCGGCTCCGCCCCGGCGGAGGCGCCGAACCTGCCGATCTGGCTGCCGGTGATCGGCGCGCTGGTCAGCCTCGCCGTGCTCGCCGTCGAGATCGGCCGCCGGCTGTCCGGGCTGTTCTAG
- a CDS encoding acyl-CoA dehydrogenase family protein, with product MAAAHDQTELDEQEALILNAVDRFLERDVRPVAHELEARDEWPAEIVEKMKDLGLFGATIGEEYGGLGLSAATYSKIVERVSAVWMSVSGIFNSHLIMAQAVERAGTEEQKRKWLPKFASGELRGGIALTEPDAGTDLQGIRTTARKDGNGYRVNGTKTWISNSVKGHVLAVLVKTDPQAEPRHKGMSLMLIEKGEGVSVSKLEKLGYKGIDSGELVYDDCFVPADNLIGGEEGRGLQQILGGLELGRINVAARGVGIARACLEESVRYAQQRKTFGKPIAEHQAIQFKLADMATQAEAARLLVEQAAKAYDRGERCDLEAGMAKLFATEAAVHNSLEAMRLHGAYGYSKEFNIERYYRDAPLLAIGEGTNELQRIIIAKQLVARSPA from the coding sequence ATGGCGGCTGCCCATGACCAGACCGAGCTGGACGAACAGGAAGCCCTGATCCTCAACGCGGTGGACCGCTTTTTGGAGCGCGACGTGCGCCCCGTCGCCCACGAGCTGGAGGCCCGCGACGAGTGGCCGGCCGAGATCGTGGAGAAGATGAAGGACCTCGGCCTGTTCGGCGCCACCATCGGCGAGGAGTACGGCGGACTGGGCCTGTCGGCGGCGACCTATTCCAAGATCGTGGAGCGGGTCTCGGCGGTGTGGATGTCGGTCTCCGGCATCTTCAACAGCCACCTGATCATGGCCCAGGCGGTCGAGCGCGCCGGCACCGAGGAGCAGAAGCGCAAGTGGCTGCCGAAATTCGCCAGCGGCGAGCTGCGCGGCGGCATCGCCTTGACCGAGCCGGATGCCGGCACCGACCTTCAGGGTATCCGCACCACCGCCCGCAAGGACGGCAACGGCTACCGGGTGAACGGGACCAAGACCTGGATCTCGAACTCGGTGAAGGGCCATGTCCTGGCGGTGCTGGTGAAGACCGATCCCCAGGCCGAGCCGCGGCACAAGGGCATGTCCCTGATGCTGATCGAGAAGGGCGAGGGCGTGTCCGTCTCCAAACTGGAGAAGCTCGGCTACAAGGGCATCGATTCCGGCGAGCTGGTCTATGACGACTGCTTCGTGCCGGCCGACAACCTGATCGGCGGCGAGGAAGGCCGCGGGCTGCAGCAGATCCTCGGCGGGCTGGAGCTCGGCCGCATCAACGTGGCGGCGCGCGGCGTCGGCATCGCCAGGGCCTGTCTGGAGGAGAGCGTGCGCTACGCCCAGCAGCGCAAGACCTTCGGCAAGCCGATCGCCGAGCACCAGGCGATCCAGTTCAAGCTGGCCGACATGGCGACCCAGGCCGAGGCCGCCCGCCTTCTGGTCGAGCAGGCCGCCAAGGCCTATGACCGCGGCGAGCGCTGCGACCTGGAGGCCGGCATGGCCAAGCTGTTCGCCACCGAGGCCGCCGTGCACAACTCGCTGGAAGCCATGCGCCTGCACGGCGCCTACGGCTATTCCAAGGAGTTCAACATCGAGCGCTACTACCGCGACGCCCCGCTGCTGGCCATCGGCGAGGGCACGAACGAGCTGCAGCGGATCATCATCGCCAAGCAGTTGGTCGCGCGCTCGCCTGCCTGA
- a CDS encoding sensor histidine kinase, whose amino-acid sequence MIEASETEDGAVEPNAWSKRAPTLAYAVGLTLVAVIATVIWFTTIFMASTQDQLAAEINVAGRQRMLTQKTALLTASLPSAATQADRADLIAEIAACTDLLERAHRIMLSRDATLLPATAAEGADCLPGRLEPLPGGEMSPDLAAAYFEDPRPVDPLLTRYIELLRSLISLPSQADRRVETLRAEIFEIAHTDLPRRLDRVAQIIQREGEGHLRTLVVTKTLMWVATLVLLVLEVLFIFRPMVRHIERTILSIRTMTFSLAERRRAEQELRLANDAKTRFLAQMSHELRTPLNAIIGYAQMLVSADSLGISQAKRHEYAGDIRASGEHLLDLVTDLLDLSRIETDTVVVNRDIVDIGRVIGGVMAMMRAKSLDRDQHITVTRPDIPVSARIDERLLRQALINLVDNALKYGRDGGRVHISFGQPEQDDVEIVVEDDGIGFDMRDLPMLMEPFARADTDPAVAPDGFGLGLPIARRLIELQDGTLTLRSTPGRGTRARIRIPSVERPYRPAAETEA is encoded by the coding sequence ATGATCGAAGCCTCCGAGACCGAAGACGGAGCGGTCGAGCCGAACGCGTGGTCCAAGCGCGCGCCGACCCTCGCCTACGCGGTCGGTCTGACCCTGGTGGCGGTAATCGCCACGGTGATCTGGTTCACCACCATCTTCATGGCCTCGACTCAGGATCAGCTCGCCGCCGAGATCAACGTCGCCGGCCGCCAGCGCATGCTGACCCAGAAGACCGCCCTTCTGACCGCCTCCCTGCCCTCCGCCGCCACCCAGGCCGACCGCGCCGATCTGATCGCCGAGATCGCGGCCTGCACCGATCTGCTGGAACGCGCCCACCGGATCATGCTCAGCCGGGATGCGACACTCCTCCCGGCCACCGCCGCCGAAGGGGCGGATTGCCTGCCCGGCAGGCTGGAGCCGCTGCCCGGGGGCGAGATGTCGCCCGACCTCGCCGCCGCCTATTTCGAGGACCCGCGGCCGGTCGATCCGCTGCTCACCCGCTACATCGAGTTGCTGCGCAGCCTGATCTCCCTGCCGTCCCAGGCCGACAGACGGGTGGAGACGCTCCGCGCGGAAATCTTCGAGATCGCCCATACCGACCTGCCCCGCCGGCTCGACCGGGTCGCCCAGATCATCCAGCGCGAAGGCGAGGGGCATCTGCGCACCCTGGTGGTCACCAAGACCCTGATGTGGGTGGCGACCCTGGTCCTGCTGGTGCTGGAGGTGCTGTTCATCTTCCGTCCGATGGTGCGGCATATCGAGCGGACCATTCTGTCCATCCGCACCATGACCTTCTCCCTGGCCGAGCGGCGCCGTGCGGAACAGGAGCTGCGGCTCGCCAACGACGCCAAGACCCGATTCCTGGCGCAGATGAGCCACGAGTTGCGCACGCCGCTGAACGCCATCATCGGCTACGCCCAGATGCTGGTTTCGGCGGACAGCCTTGGGATATCGCAGGCCAAGCGCCACGAATACGCCGGCGACATCCGGGCATCGGGCGAACACCTGCTGGATCTGGTCACCGACCTGCTCGACCTGTCGCGGATCGAGACCGACACCGTCGTGGTCAACCGGGACATCGTCGATATCGGCCGGGTCATCGGCGGCGTGATGGCGATGATGCGCGCCAAGAGCCTCGACCGGGATCAGCACATCACCGTCACCCGGCCGGACATCCCGGTTTCCGCCCGCATCGACGAGCGTCTTCTGCGCCAGGCGCTGATCAATCTGGTCGACAACGCCTTGAAATACGGACGCGACGGCGGCCGCGTCCACATCTCCTTCGGCCAGCCCGAGCAGGACGACGTGGAGATCGTGGTCGAGGATGACGGGATCGGTTTCGACATGCGCGACCTGCCCATGCTGATGGAACCCTTCGCCCGGGCCGACACCGATCCCGCCGTGGCCCCCGACGGATTCGGCCTCGGCCTGCCGATCGCCCGCCGGCTCATCGAACTGCAGGACGGCACTCTCACGCTTCGGAGCACGCCCGGCCGCGGCACCCGGGCCCGCATCCGGATCCCGTCGGTGGAACGGCCGTACCGGCCCGCCGCCGAGACCGAAGCCTGA
- a CDS encoding DUF3253 domain-containing protein, with the protein MASEPNEATVDPLEALILDRCAAAGSGKSISPDEVARAAGGNPNETSAWRPLLRSVRAAAASLQDRGAIQVLRKGKPVDIRTAKGVIRLALPSAAPQAPSAEV; encoded by the coding sequence ATGGCAAGTGAACCCAACGAAGCAACCGTTGACCCGCTCGAGGCGCTGATCCTGGATCGGTGCGCCGCGGCCGGATCCGGCAAGTCGATCAGCCCGGACGAGGTGGCGCGCGCCGCCGGTGGCAATCCGAACGAGACATCGGCCTGGCGGCCGTTGCTGCGGTCCGTCCGCGCGGCGGCGGCTTCCCTGCAGGACCGCGGCGCGATCCAGGTGCTGCGCAAGGGCAAGCCGGTGGACATCCGCACCGCCAAGGGCGTCATCCGTCTGGCCCTGCCCTCGGCCGCACCGCAGGCGCCTTCCGCGGAGGTTTGA
- a CDS encoding nucleotidyltransferase family protein, producing the protein MISPDRFVADALTNPVNGAILDRLPALGLGQPWLVAGCLYQAVWNRLAGRPPAENVKDYDVFYWDEDTSWEAEDAVIRRGTSLLADLGVEVEFKNQLRVPLWYRQRFGADYPPVTRARDGIDRFQVECTCVGLTPGRELYAPFGLDDLYAGRLTVNRTTPTPGLAREKMESYRDRWPWLTIVAG; encoded by the coding sequence GTGATCTCGCCGGACCGGTTCGTTGCCGACGCGCTGACCAATCCGGTCAACGGCGCGATCCTCGACCGCCTTCCCGCGCTGGGATTGGGCCAGCCCTGGCTGGTCGCCGGATGTCTGTACCAGGCGGTGTGGAACCGCCTGGCCGGGCGCCCGCCGGCGGAGAACGTCAAGGATTACGACGTCTTCTACTGGGACGAGGATACGAGCTGGGAGGCCGAGGACGCGGTGATCCGGCGCGGCACTTCCCTGCTGGCCGATCTCGGCGTCGAGGTGGAGTTCAAGAACCAGTTGCGGGTCCCCTTGTGGTACCGGCAGCGCTTCGGCGCCGACTATCCGCCGGTGACCCGGGCGCGGGACGGCATCGACCGGTTCCAGGTCGAATGCACGTGTGTCGGGTTGACGCCCGGGCGCGAGCTGTACGCGCCTTTCGGGCTGGACGATCTGTATGCCGGCCGGTTGACGGTCAATCGGACGACCCCAACTCCGGGTCTGGCGCGGGAGAAGATGGAAAGCTACCGTGACCGCTGGCCATGGCTGACGATTGTGGCGGGGTGA
- a CDS encoding MaoC family dehydratase codes for MTASKDGDGRYYDDFTVGEVYEHWPGRTINETDNTWFTLLTMNTHPAHFDTEYAAGTEFGKLLVNSCLTLSIVTGMTVRDTSQRAIANLGWTDIKMPAPVFVGDTLYASSEILKKRESKSRPHQGIVRFATTGRKQDGTVVMTYERTILVPKRPAS; via the coding sequence ATGACCGCAAGCAAGGACGGCGACGGCCGGTACTACGACGACTTCACCGTCGGCGAGGTCTACGAGCACTGGCCGGGCCGGACCATCAACGAGACCGACAACACCTGGTTCACCCTGCTGACCATGAACACCCACCCGGCGCATTTCGATACCGAGTATGCGGCGGGCACCGAGTTCGGGAAGCTGCTGGTGAATTCCTGCCTGACCCTGTCCATCGTCACCGGCATGACGGTGCGCGACACCTCCCAGCGGGCGATCGCCAATCTGGGCTGGACCGACATCAAGATGCCGGCTCCGGTCTTCGTCGGCGACACGCTCTACGCCAGCTCGGAGATCCTGAAGAAGCGGGAGTCGAAGTCGCGCCCGCATCAGGGGATCGTCCGCTTCGCCACCACCGGCCGCAAGCAGGACGGCACCGTGGTGATGACCTACGAGCGCACCATCCTGGTGCCGAAGCGCCCCGCCTCCTAA
- a CDS encoding SDR family oxidoreductase, protein MRLDGKSAIVTGASQGIGAAIAEAYAKAGAEVLITARSQEKLDAVASTIRAAGGRAETFAGDLKQPGTAAEAVEAAIKAFGKLDILAHSAGATKYGDFFDLTDADFEDGFALKYYGAVRMTRVAWPHLMKTRGSILNVIGVGARVSERNFAIGGSVNSALTNFTKAMADRGVLDGVRVNAIHPGPVLTPRIRQRVEFIMREEGIDEAAALAKMEANWRVMRLGKPEDIANLAVFAVSDAGNLLQGSVIDMDGGATRAL, encoded by the coding sequence ATGAGGCTGGATGGAAAGTCCGCCATCGTCACCGGCGCCAGCCAGGGCATCGGTGCCGCCATCGCCGAGGCCTATGCGAAAGCCGGCGCGGAGGTTCTGATCACCGCCCGCAGCCAGGAGAAACTGGACGCGGTCGCGTCCACGATCCGCGCCGCCGGCGGCCGGGCCGAGACCTTCGCCGGCGACCTGAAGCAGCCGGGCACGGCGGCCGAGGCGGTGGAGGCGGCGATCAAGGCCTTCGGCAAGCTCGACATCCTCGCCCACAGCGCCGGTGCGACGAAATACGGCGACTTCTTCGACCTGACCGACGCCGATTTCGAGGACGGCTTCGCGCTCAAATATTACGGCGCGGTCCGCATGACCCGGGTCGCCTGGCCGCACCTGATGAAGACCAGGGGCAGCATCCTCAACGTCATCGGCGTCGGTGCCCGGGTGTCGGAGCGGAACTTCGCCATCGGCGGGTCGGTCAACTCGGCGCTGACCAACTTCACCAAGGCGATGGCCGACCGCGGCGTCCTGGACGGCGTGCGGGTGAACGCGATCCATCCGGGCCCGGTGCTGACCCCGCGGATCCGCCAGCGCGTCGAGTTCATCATGCGCGAGGAGGGGATCGACGAGGCGGCGGCCCTGGCGAAGATGGAGGCGAACTGGCGGGTCATGCGTCTGGGCAAGCCGGAGGATATCGCCAACCTCGCCGTTTTCGCAGTGTCCGACGCCGGCAACCTTCTCCAAGGTAGCGTGATCGACATGGACGGCGGGGCCACCCGCGCCCTCTGA